In Methanothermus fervidus DSM 2088, a single genomic region encodes these proteins:
- a CDS encoding conserved hypothetical protein (KEGG: mth:MTH991 hypothetical protein~SPTR: O27072 Putative uncharacterized protein) gives MKQIQITASDGTIKVISKNNRKVSVKEVELMPLWAFCMQHNRPYIDTFLSVFEKVIKETVSEVFPHKKLDIIYRIESNDSLENSNEIEIILENLRADNEEFEIIGEVLRLEGNDKRDVLTKLTSFHRRVNATVEKTI, from the coding sequence ATGAAACAAATTCAAATTACAGCGTCTGATGGAACTATTAAAGTTATATCAAAAAACAATAGAAAGGTTTCAGTTAAAGAAGTGGAATTAATGCCTCTATGGGCTTTCTGTATGCAGCACAACAGACCATATATAGATACTTTTTTATCAGTATTTGAAAAAGTTATTAAGGAGACAGTCTCTGAAGTTTTTCCACACAAAAAATTAGATATAATATATAGGATTGAATCAAATGATTCACTAGAGAATTCCAATGAAATAGAAATTATATTAGAAAATTTAAGGGCTGATAATGAAGAATTTGAAATTATTGGAGAAGTTCTAAGGTTAGAAGGAAACGACAAAAGAGATGTGTTAACAAAATTAACAAGTTTTCACCGCAGAGTTAATGCAACTGTCGAAAAAACTATATAG
- a CDS encoding PP-loop domain protein (COGs: COG1606 ATP-utilizing protein of the PP-loop superfamily~InterPro IPR005232: IPR011063: IPR014729~KEGG: msi:Msm_0482 PP family ATPase~PFAM: PP-loop domain protein~SPTR: Q2NEV1 Predicted ATP-utilizing enzyme~PFAM: ExsB~TIGRFAM: conserved hypothetical protein TIGR00268) has translation MLLMLDKKIKKLKELLKNKNIAVAFSGGVDSTLLLKIAKEVSNEVIAVTVDIGAIPKNQITEAKKIAREIGVKHKIIKENFLEYEWFQHEKYRCYFCKKRMYKLIKNFVGEKFEIIDGTNVTDMLEDRPGIVANYEENIKSPLVEAQISHDEAAEYLKNKNIRHLKDTTCLATRVKKGKLTKNKIKRINKAENIVKKFFAGNIRVRDLDGIAVIEAEKFNIDEKILEKLCKSLKKLGFKKVLLDIEGYKKKYNIKQKNNELIVTLPYQINLKDCKERYVIKKGKIYLDSGVVILSKNGKIHVKSNNPTNTLFKVLSCIRRDSI, from the coding sequence GTGCTTTTAATGCTGGATAAAAAAATAAAAAAACTAAAAGAATTATTAAAGAATAAAAACATTGCTGTAGCATTTTCTGGTGGCGTAGATAGCACATTATTATTAAAAATTGCTAAAGAAGTTTCTAACGAAGTTATTGCAGTGACAGTTGATATAGGTGCAATTCCAAAAAATCAAATCACTGAGGCAAAGAAAATTGCAAGAGAGATTGGAGTTAAACATAAAATAATTAAAGAAAATTTTTTAGAATATGAATGGTTTCAACATGAGAAATATCGCTGCTATTTTTGTAAAAAAAGAATGTATAAATTAATTAAAAATTTCGTGGGAGAAAAATTTGAAATTATTGATGGAACAAATGTCACTGATATGTTGGAAGATAGGCCAGGAATTGTGGCAAATTATGAAGAAAATATTAAGAGTCCATTAGTTGAAGCCCAAATATCTCATGATGAAGCTGCAGAATATTTAAAAAATAAAAATATAAGGCATTTAAAAGACACAACATGTCTTGCTACAAGAGTAAAAAAAGGAAAATTAACTAAAAATAAAATAAAAAGAATAAACAAGGCTGAAAACATTGTGAAGAAATTTTTTGCAGGAAATATCAGAGTTAGGGACCTTGATGGAATTGCTGTGATTGAGGCTGAAAAATTTAATATTGATGAAAAAATCTTAGAAAAACTTTGCAAATCATTGAAAAAACTTGGATTTAAAAAAGTATTATTGGATATAGAAGGTTATAAGAAGAAATATAATATTAAACAAAAGAACAACGAATTGATTGTTACTCTACCATACCAAATTAATTTAAAAGATTGTAAAGAAAGATACGTTATAAAAAAGGGAAAAATATACTTAGATTCAGGAGTTGTAATCCTTTCCAAAAATGGAAAAATACATGTAAAATCAAATAATCCAACAAATACCTTATTTAAAGTATTATCATGTATTCGACGTGACTCTATATAG
- a CDS encoding methanogenesis marker protein 1 (COGs: COG1944 conserved hypothetical protein~InterPro IPR017667: IPR003776~KEGG: mth:MTH987 hypothetical protein~PFAM: protein of unknown function DUF181~SPTR: O27068 UPF0142 protein MTH_987~TIGRFAM: methanogenesis marker protein 1~PFAM: YcaO-like family~TIGRFAM: uncharacterized domain; putative methanogenesis marker protein 1; bacteriocin biosynthesis docking scaffold, SagD family) has translation MIHELHVEYKETSYRIVSPSKTIEYTKDKVKEIGVKKIKNITNIDRVGIPVFLAFRSGVKKGAINVYKGKGVTKEQAKASVIMEAIERYSAEMRSNDNTIISTTEELERCIDPNELILPGRISPDSKLEWCAALNLRNNKKYYVPANAVYHPYNPRKNSVRLFRSNTNGLASGNVIEEAILHGIFEVIERDAWSLFEIRRRGAKKIDCSNVENEMIENLLNKFKKAKIDIKLLDITSDIKVHTVAAVADDIHLKDPRLLTIGFGSHLDPEIAVMRALTEVAQSRATEIYGVEESKMRKMFVERIGYERMKRINYHWFREPEDVIGIEELKNEASNNLKKNIEIVLQKLKKRGFKDVFIVNLTREIGVPVVRVIIPGLELSTVDPERVGQRAKSGAFNAG, from the coding sequence ATGATACATGAATTACATGTAGAATACAAAGAAACCTCTTATAGGATTGTAAGCCCATCTAAAACAATTGAGTATACTAAAGATAAAGTTAAGGAAATTGGAGTGAAAAAAATAAAAAATATAACCAATATCGATAGAGTTGGCATACCTGTATTTTTAGCATTTAGGTCAGGAGTAAAAAAAGGTGCAATAAATGTATATAAAGGTAAAGGTGTCACCAAAGAACAGGCGAAAGCTTCTGTAATTATGGAAGCAATTGAAAGGTATTCTGCTGAAATGAGAAGCAATGATAATACAATAATTTCTACAACTGAAGAACTTGAAAGATGTATTGATCCTAATGAGTTGATTTTACCAGGAAGGATCTCACCTGATTCAAAATTAGAATGGTGTGCTGCATTAAATTTAAGAAATAATAAAAAATATTATGTGCCTGCAAATGCTGTTTATCATCCATATAATCCCAGGAAAAATTCTGTTAGGTTATTTAGATCTAATACTAATGGATTAGCTTCAGGAAATGTAATAGAAGAGGCAATACTTCATGGCATATTTGAAGTGATTGAAAGAGATGCATGGAGTTTATTTGAAATTCGTAGGAGGGGGGCAAAAAAGATTGATTGTAGTAATGTTGAAAATGAAATGATTGAAAATTTATTAAATAAGTTTAAAAAAGCTAAAATTGATATTAAATTGTTAGATATAACTTCCGATATAAAAGTACATACTGTAGCAGCTGTAGCAGATGATATACATTTAAAAGATCCACGACTTTTAACTATAGGTTTTGGATCACATTTAGATCCAGAAATTGCAGTGATGCGTGCATTAACAGAAGTAGCACAAAGTAGGGCAACAGAAATTTATGGTGTAGAAGAAAGCAAAATGAGAAAAATGTTTGTTGAAAGAATTGGATATGAAAGAATGAAAAGAATTAATTATCATTGGTTTAGAGAACCTGAAGACGTTATTGGAATTGAAGAACTAAAAAATGAAGCTTCAAACAATTTAAAAAAGAATATTGAAATAGTTTTACAAAAACTTAAAAAAAGAGGATTCAAAGATGTATTTATAGTAAATCTCACACGAGAAATAGGAGTTCCGGTTGTACGTGTAATAATACCCGGACTTGAGCTTTCCACTGTAGATCCAGAAAGAGTTGGGCAGAGAGCTAAATCCGGTGCTTTTAATGCTGGATAA
- a CDS encoding peptidase M50 (InterPro IPR008915~KEGG: mth:MTH986 hypothetical protein~PFAM: peptidase M50~SPTR: O27067 Conserved protein~PFAM: Peptidase family M50), translated as MKIRFTSQELKELLLSMIVIAAIFAYLWSNKNLHVMITIFPAMIIVVGLGFILHEIAHKIVALKYGFWAEYKLWFEGLVLAIVMAIFLGIVFAAPGAVYIYGGHIRRDEDGKISLAGPLTNIFLALLFLALTKTGFFREIFYLGFAINSFLAFFNLLPIGILDGSKVFRWNFIIWFFTIVFAFVLFLFAIFAISV; from the coding sequence ATGAAAATAAGATTCACATCTCAAGAACTTAAAGAACTCCTTCTGTCGATGATTGTAATAGCAGCAATTTTTGCATATCTTTGGAGTAATAAAAATTTGCATGTCATGATAACTATTTTTCCAGCAATGATAATTGTTGTGGGTTTGGGGTTTATACTCCATGAAATTGCCCATAAAATTGTAGCTTTAAAATATGGTTTTTGGGCAGAATATAAATTATGGTTTGAGGGATTAGTACTTGCAATTGTGATGGCAATATTTTTAGGCATTGTTTTTGCTGCACCAGGAGCTGTCTATATTTATGGAGGACATATAAGGCGAGATGAAGATGGAAAAATATCTTTAGCTGGACCTTTAACAAATATATTTTTAGCTCTATTGTTTTTGGCTTTAACTAAAACAGGGTTCTTTAGAGAAATATTTTACCTTGGATTTGCAATAAACAGTTTCTTAGCATTTTTTAATTTACTTCCAATTGGTATACTTGATGGTTCAAAAGTTTTTCGCTGGAATTTCATAATATGGTTCTTTACAATTGTTTTTGCATTTGTATTATTCTTGTTTGCAATATTTGCAATATCTGTATAG
- a CDS encoding phosphate uptake regulator, PhoU (COGs: COG0704 Phosphate uptake regulator~InterPro IPR008170~KEGG: mth:MTH1724 phosphate transport system regulator related protein~PFAM: PhoU family protein~SPTR: O27757 Phosphate transport system regulator related protein~PFAM: Sugar-specific transcriptional regulator TrmB; PhoU domain), whose amino-acid sequence MKKKRTKNATLKSLLKIILYENPSTQAEIAKKLGISRRYVTKLLQPLINKGVVKKAYILDIGKFEEFSKVFGEDKAKDEHPGSFFIKEILRKMSEHVSKQLKNSFESLLKHDEELAQKSLKMDYTTNNMHEKIRSSVETALALNPYSEFSKTLIFAEIAYDLERIGDHSCTIADFVVKEKKPVGEFIRGYLEDMFKLANKMLNLSMEAFLNEKLEFKNKIMRFEDRMHKLQKEALNQIAIEMAETKFINKEESTYYISLARVVKAFERIADISIEIVDTASEYYLNIPRTTIPERFRRLESKNGV is encoded by the coding sequence ATGAAGAAAAAAAGAACTAAAAATGCTACATTAAAATCATTATTAAAAATCATACTTTATGAAAATCCATCAACACAGGCAGAAATTGCCAAAAAATTGGGGATTAGTAGAAGATATGTAACAAAACTTTTACAACCTCTAATAAATAAAGGTGTTGTAAAAAAGGCATATATATTAGACATTGGAAAGTTTGAAGAATTCTCTAAAGTCTTTGGAGAGGATAAAGCAAAGGATGAACATCCAGGAAGTTTTTTCATTAAAGAAATTCTAAGAAAAATGTCAGAACATGTTTCTAAACAATTAAAAAATTCTTTTGAGTCATTGTTAAAGCATGATGAAGAATTGGCACAAAAATCTCTTAAAATGGATTACACAACTAACAACATGCATGAAAAAATTAGATCATCTGTTGAGACAGCACTAGCACTGAATCCATACTCAGAATTTAGCAAAACATTGATTTTTGCTGAAATTGCATATGATCTTGAAAGAATAGGAGATCACTCATGCACAATTGCTGATTTCGTTGTAAAAGAGAAGAAACCGGTGGGTGAATTTATAAGAGGATATTTGGAAGACATGTTTAAATTAGCAAATAAAATGCTTAATTTATCTATGGAAGCTTTCTTAAATGAAAAATTGGAATTTAAGAATAAAATCATGAGATTCGAAGATAGAATGCACAAACTACAAAAAGAAGCTCTAAACCAAATAGCCATAGAAATGGCAGAAACAAAATTTATAAATAAAGAAGAATCAACGTATTACATATCTCTAGCACGCGTTGTTAAGGCGTTTGAACGTATAGCTGATATATCAATTGAAATAGTAGATACGGCAAGTGAATATTATTTAAATATTCCAAGAACTACAATACCTGAAAGATTTAGAAGATTAGAAAGTAAAAATGGGGTATAA
- a CDS encoding conserved hypothetical protein (KEGG: mth:MTH1723 hypothetical protein~SPTR: O27756 Putative uncharacterized protein) encodes MVKLSKLFDILMAGVISAIVTFTTIKLGIGGTVLGAALGSMLYQFLSHYIKEPLKEPVKNIRTKKIESSVVYTIPLFLVLSIEIIYVLHPFYWKSEKIFYFLEGITNWNLFRSIGIGLSAMGLYLLFFPSDIKQKHGYLLILVSLIMLTRGFCDVGGSISDVIKTFLELSYPYLSFIIIFLLLYLIIHILKESVEIKIDEGEKNEEKKN; translated from the coding sequence ATGGTTAAATTGTCTAAATTATTTGATATATTGATGGCTGGAGTAATATCAGCTATTGTGACATTTACCACTATAAAGCTAGGTATAGGTGGTACAGTTTTAGGAGCTGCTTTAGGTTCTATGTTATATCAATTTTTGTCACATTACATAAAAGAACCTCTTAAAGAACCTGTGAAGAACATAAGAACAAAAAAGATAGAGAGTAGTGTGGTATATACAATACCCTTATTTTTAGTTTTATCTATTGAAATAATATATGTATTACATCCCTTTTATTGGAAATCAGAAAAAATTTTCTATTTTCTTGAAGGAATAACTAATTGGAACCTTTTCAGGTCTATTGGAATTGGACTATCGGCTATGGGGTTATATCTTCTGTTTTTTCCGAGTGACATTAAACAAAAACATGGATATCTTCTTATACTAGTCTCACTAATAATGTTAACAAGAGGATTTTGCGATGTTGGAGGCAGTATTTCAGATGTTATCAAAACTTTCCTTGAATTGTCATACCCTTATTTAAGCTTCATTATAATATTCTTACTCCTTTATCTTATAATCCATATCCTCAAAGAATCTGTGGAAATTAAGATAGATGAGGGAGAAAAAAATGAAGAAAAAAAGAACTAA